The following are encoded together in the Robertmurraya sp. FSL R5-0851 genome:
- a CDS encoding 2-hydroxyacid dehydrogenase: MKPKIFITRKIPTHVINHLEEVCEVSIWEHKDIPVPREVLEEKIVDIDGLYCLLTDAIDLELLQKATNLKVIGNMAVGFNNIDVEAATKRGIIVTNTPGVLTETTADLTFALLMATARRIPEASDFLREGKWSTWSPMLLTGQDIYNSTLGIIGLGRIGEALAKRAKGFNMNILYHNRSRKIEAEQELGLEYCSLENLLKRSDYICVMTPYTPETKKMIRKEHFKIMKETSILINTARGGIVNENDLYHALKDGEIWAAGLDVFEQEPVVLDHPLLSLPNVVTLPHIGSASIGTRTKMAEVVAENLLQALNGKIPTNIVNKELIAK; encoded by the coding sequence TTGAAACCAAAAATATTTATTACTAGAAAAATACCAACCCATGTTATTAATCATTTAGAAGAGGTTTGTGAGGTTTCGATTTGGGAACATAAAGATATACCCGTTCCACGTGAAGTTTTAGAAGAAAAAATCGTGGATATTGATGGATTATATTGTCTATTAACAGATGCAATCGATCTTGAATTGCTTCAAAAAGCTACCAATCTTAAAGTGATTGGTAATATGGCAGTGGGGTTTAACAATATTGATGTTGAAGCAGCTACGAAAAGGGGTATTATTGTTACGAATACTCCAGGAGTTTTAACAGAAACAACAGCAGATTTAACATTTGCGTTATTAATGGCTACTGCAAGAAGAATACCGGAGGCTTCCGATTTTTTAAGAGAAGGAAAATGGAGTACCTGGTCTCCTATGCTTCTTACAGGTCAGGATATTTACAACTCTACTTTGGGAATTATTGGCCTAGGAAGAATTGGAGAAGCACTTGCTAAAAGAGCCAAAGGCTTCAATATGAATATATTGTACCATAATCGAAGTAGAAAAATAGAGGCGGAACAGGAATTAGGACTTGAATATTGTTCATTAGAGAATCTTTTGAAAAGGTCAGATTACATTTGTGTTATGACTCCATACACTCCAGAAACGAAAAAAATGATAAGAAAAGAGCATTTCAAAATTATGAAGGAAACTTCGATTTTAATAAACACAGCCCGTGGTGGCATCGTAAACGAAAATGATCTTTATCATGCATTAAAAGATGGAGAAATATGGGCAGCTGGTCTAGATGTTTTTGAACAAGAGCCAGTAGTGTTGGATCATCCATTGTTATCTTTACCTAACGTAGTTACACTACCTCATATTGGAAGTGCAAGTATTGGCACAAGAACTAAAATGGCAGAAGTAGTAGCAGAAAACTTGCTTCAAGCTTTGAATGGTAAAATTCCAACAAACATTGTGAATAAAGAACTGATTGCTAAGTAG